ATAAACCTTGACTCCTCAAATTAGGCAGCCTCTCTTTCTGGCTTTCTGGAGTCtcccccagaccacacccctcaccatGTTTGCTTCGCATCTTcaagttttgttctgtttttgcctggctggaatgtgtcattgatgCCTCTTCCTTTGGTTGTACAAGAGTTTGTAGGCTTCTGTACAAAGGTTAAATTCACATCTGTTTCTTGTCTCTTGCACTGCCtaccactggaatgtggcccatTATGAAATGTGGCTCTTGGGCTCTTGGGTTCAGAAAGATTCCCTACCCCTGCCTTGCCTGTGGGTGGCTGGTAAGGGGCTTTTGTTCAAGCGTCTTGGGAAGCTGGAGTAAGAGGGATTCATTTGTCCTTCAGTGGTGTTGGATTTCTCCTCCCATTGCCTCTGCTTTCTCTGCTTTGGTAAGAGGAGCCTCTCTCACTTCCTTTCTTCCTGcttcataagaatgtaagagtaCAGAAGCTTCACACCATGAACAAAAGGATAATGATGTCCTTGCATCCCTTTGAGACTTGGAGCTGCGTTGTGTTCCATCCTCTCAAAACATGCCACTACTTTATATTTTTCCAGGATTCAGACCATGCAACGAAGCTCTCCATACGAAAGCATCCCAAGAGCTACATGAAGGCAAAGAATCGCTGCAGCAACAGCGACAGCCACTGGTCTTACCGATCCCGGGTGTCCAGCCATCACTGCAGCCCCTCTCACGCAGAGGCACCATCTTACACGGGGCCCCAGGTAACCATGGCATGGTGCTCAGAAAACCTTCTGGGGCTGGACAGGGCGAGGGACAGAGGGATGGACAGAGGAACCAGTGTCAGACACAGTCCTTGTGTATTAGGAGCCATCTCAAATTGCAGGGAGCAAGGTGGTGCTAAAGGCCTAGTGGGGCAGAGATCCTGACGAAACTGGAAGCCCGGCTTACAACATGCTGTGACACAGCTAGAGTCTCTCAGCGTTCAAGAGTCCTGAACTTCTCCCTCTTTTTTGTGCTCTGCTGGTTCTGCAGGATCTGGCCACCTTCCTTGAGCAGATTGGCTGCCTGAAGTACCTGCAAGTGTTTGAGGAGCAAGACGTTGACCTTCGCatcttcctgaccttgacagaGAGTGACTTGAAAGAAATTGGCATCACGTGAGTCCCTTTCTTtgctggctggctgaaggctTAGCTGCTGAGTACCCTTTTTCCAAGTCCTTCCACTCCAGGCAGTTTCAGCTCTGAATACTCCGCAGCTATAACCAGCGAGTTTGTATCTAAATTGGAACCTTTTACATGCTCTCCATTTGAAGTGCTGTCATATAATAAGGAACATAGGAAATGACCCCAGGAATGACGTGTACCTTCCAACCAGAGATACTGAGAATTCTGCTGTCATTGTTAGCAGAATCCCGGTTCCCACCTGGCAAGGCTGCTGTGCATTATTTATTCTCAGTTCAATATAGGAATAGCTCCCAAAGAATTTTTAATGCTCTCTCTtacaattttttttcctgctctaTGTTGTGCAGACTGCATAACCTGGTCAGCTGCCCTTGTCAATTGTATATAGTCTGCAATATTTTTGCAGACTGTACACAATTGTGTGGCAATACTGCACAAGCACAGAAGCTAGCTTCCTGAGAATTGCAGTTTTCTTATTTTATGTTTCTAGTCCATATTGCTTCAGAAGTATAGCCCAATGCTTTGCAAAATTTCAGGGCTGAGCATGTTTCTCATTGTTTCTGGGGGAAAGGCTGCAGTACCCAATGTAGCATAGCCCATCTCCAGCCTTGAGTCAAGCAGAATAAATTGGGCATAATATGTGTatgttttcagaatggttttCTTTGCGTTTTTTTGAAATCATTGTAAACACTGATCTAATTGAAGCTCCCATTATGTGTGAATATCTGTTGTTCACATTGATCTCTCTTTGGGTCTCAGCATGTCTAGGAAAATCAGGGTGGATCTATTTTGCCTGCAGACTTCCCCAGTGAAGGAAGGGAGTCGCAAAGGGAGACAGTACCTTTGCTGCTAAACCGTTGCTGCTTTTTCTCCCCTGTAGCCTCTTTGGACCAAAGAGGAAGATGACCTCTGCCATTGCTCGATGGCATAGCAGTGCCCGGCCTCCCAGTGATGCCCTGGAGCTGGCCTATGCTGATCGCCTGGAAGCAGAAATGCAGGAACTGGCCATTCAGCTCCATAAGGTAAGGAAGCTGGCTTCTTAAGCCCATTGAGAAGCTTCTGCTTCTGACCAAGCACACCTGCTTCTGCATGGGGAATGCACTTGTCCCTTCCTAGTCTTGGAGGATGTCCTTGTTTGTCTGAAGTTGCTTGAGAAAGATACAGCATTAGACAGACAGCTAAGAGCTCTGAAACTTGAtgggaggatttttatttttttaatgcggTGGACAAGTTGAAGGGTGaaggaatattgggaaatgattcataatgagttggaaaaaaatgtttaaattgaccttcccccaaaaaacagtcCCTTTCATTGGGAATAACacagacagaaattcccaggtgccagaaaagtttatttatgcatgcaacaacagcagcccgtgttctgttagcccaaaaatggaaagtgagcaagGTCCTTTGTAAAGAGGTTTGGCAGCTTAAGATGTtaaaatatgcagaacttgcaggttAACACagagaataagagagcaagaagaacatatatatttaaagaagagtggaaaatatttattgaatatatggaaaataattgtacacagctgaaaatgctggcagcattaagataaattcaacagagtaaacagTATTTGActgatgtaaaagtggaaaattgatttgaatggttatagtaaaatatgcaggaaagcATGATATGCAATGTGGAACCATGGAAggaagtcattggatattttaaagtttgtaaaatgtttaatttgaaatgtagaaaaacaaaaactcaacaaaAAATTATATATTGAGAGAGATCTGAAACCTGGTGGCATTGGAAAGCCTTTGGCAAGCTAGTACTAccccccaaacccaaacccaaactcaGTTTGATAGTAAAGTGAAGTAGAGGAACAGTTGTTGGCCAGAGTTTTAAGGGAGTTCTTTAAACCCTTTGGAATTCAAAAGTGTGGACTCTTCTCTCTTAGCAACTTTCCCTGTGTTCCCTTGCAGAGGTGTGAGGAAGTGGAAGGGCTGAAGGGTCAGGTGTCCCAGGAGCAGGAGCTGCGTGCCGTGGTGGAGAGCTGCTTGATGGAGCGGGATGTGGTCTGGAGCAGTGCTCAGGCCAAACTCCGAGAGGTGCAGGCCATCGCCAGGAATGCTGGAATCCTCCTAGAACAGATGCAGTGAGTGCCTCCAACAAAGGTCAAACTTTCTCGCCATTTCTTTACACTCCCTTCTCTGTAAGCTCCTTCATCTCCTCAAGGCAAAGCCAGCATGCCACCTGCAGGATTCTGAATTGGGGAAAAGTCCAGGCACTCAGTGACAATGGCTGCCAAAGGCTTGTGGCTTCGTGTCTGGAAATTCATCCTTCCCTCTTGTTCTCAGCCTTAGCTGCCTAATGTGGGAGTTGCATCCATGATTCTGAAAAAGTGCCAGGGAAAAACACTGGATATGATTTCAGTGCAGCTTCTTAAGAatcttgtttttcatttttttaaaaacattgcaaaataaACACAAGTTTCCAGCTCCTGGGGTTTGTGATTACATCAAAGTGTGTGGGTCCAATGCCTGGTGCAATCGTAGGAGTCGCATTGTTGCAAGCTGGGTGCCCAAACCCACATGTATTTCCAGCACTCATGCACACCACCCAGAGGCTTAGGAGCTTTCGATAGAGTTATAACATGTGTTTGTTATTAAAGTAGTATTATGCCCCAAGAAGTGCTCACCTGAGGAATAAAGCATGGTTGGTTTATTACATGAAATGAAAAGGACAGCATAGGGATGctgcttcaagcagcaaaattACACTACCAAGCAGGCAGCAACTCAGAGTATACACACCTTGAGCTAAAGAGTAAAGAAGGATCCCTGTCAAAAGCCTAAAGAGAAAGTGAGTGGGACATTTGCCAAAGCAGAGCTGATTAAATAGGATATCCATTTGCTGAGGAACTTCATCCCCTTCCTGCTCTTGTCATCTCATTGCCAGCTAAGAAGACCCAAATGAATTGGGTGGAACAATAAATGGCAGAATTTCCCAAAATGTATGCTTTTCTTACACAACCTCTATAAGCGGCAGAATTCACCTTTTCAGGTAGTAGAATTtgtggcatgcacacaaccctgGAGTTAGGAAGGTGGTCTGGGGATAAATTCCCTTTGTCctaactctcctctcctctttagTTCTGTCTTAGGTGCTCAGTGCTGTTGCCTCATTTTTGTGGCAGTGGCATGCCAAGGTTTACCCCGCTGCTCTAGGATATTTGTGTGGCACTTGAGACTACGGCACTATCCTGCTTTCTTGTGCTCTACTTTGTGCGGTTTCTATTTCTTTTCACAGAATCCTGCTGACAGTATTTTGGTTTCTCTGGTAGGGCCTGTCAGGCAGAACTGTCTTCCCGAATGAACCGAGAGCATCCGGCTGGCCGGTTGTTGGAAGTGAAAGCGCAGCTGGGACCCAGTAAGTGGGCAGTTCTAGTGCAGGATGTGAAACAGGTGGCCCTCCATGTGATAGTGGACTCCATCAGTCCCATCTAGAACGGCcaacggtcaaggatgatgagcaTTGCAACCCAGCAACATCTttagggctgcaggttccccagccctgtgtctgtctgtgtgcgagagagagaaagggaagtggCTTCAGAGGACAGGCTTATTTTTGAGCCCAATCTTCCTTCATCACCCTTTCACCTTCCCCAGGTCTCAGCTATTTCATATGAAAAATGCATGAAGACTGACTGCTGCTTTTCCTTACAagtaaaagagtgtgtgtgtgtgtgtgtgtgtgtgtgtgtgtgtgtgtgtgtgtgttcaaccaTACCATGACATAAAAATTTGGAAGACTATTCAGTGCCAAATCCACCATTTTAAGTTGGCAGTCCCTGGTTCAGTCCATTGTCCtgacccttccccccccccagtgtttggCCCAATCCAGGCCAATGGGCGCTGACCCACAATATGCTGCTGCTTTGTGCCCATTCTGCCTCTTTACCCTAGGCACAGAAGGATGGCCGTCCTCCTTGAAGGTCCTCAGTCTGCCTGAGCTCTCGGCCCTTCTGGAGGAgtgctggggggaaatgggtaAGGTTTGAAGATCATCAGACGCTCATGTTCCCCTTGTTTGGCACCGGTTGGTGGGTGTGAAGTCCAAGTCAAATAACGGGCTTGCAGTTTCCCTTCACCCCTGCCCTGCATTGAAGAACATCTCCATCCCTTGGCACCTGTGCTTATTATAGCTTTTCTGTGTCCCCAGGGAAGGCTCTTAGTTCTGTCAACATTAATCTCGAGAGCCTGCAGAGTCTAGAGAAGGGCAAGCCGCCCCAGAAATAGCCCTAGGAGTGGAGGAAGGTATGTAGTGGAGCGCTGTTGAACAAGATGCATGTCTGTCTGAGAAGAGAGAGTGCTTGGTAGCAAAGTGGCATTCTGCTTTCAAGCTCTCTGTCCACTCTCCTCCAAGGTCAAGGTTGCGTAAAGGCAAATCCTCAGGATTCCTAGTTGTTGCTCCCCACTGACAGTCTTTCTGCACAACTCATGCCTGATTGAGAGCtatcacagtatataaaaaaagtttttgatCCTGCTTTAAAATTGTAGTGGACATGAGCCCCAGCAAACGTAGTGTCATCACCCTTGTAAAATGATGGTTGGGTGGAAGGTGGAGAGCAGATAGCCAACAATGAGGAACAGAGTGAGATATCCCTAGCTGTGTCCCCATCCAGGCAATACCACCCTCTGGGCTGGTTTTCAGTAGAGAGTTAAGCAAGTGGGagctggctgagagcagactgaggATGGTGGGGCAGTGCAGTAGCCCTAACAAGGTGGAAAATCGTGACAGAACCAGTTTATAATTTGTATTATGGAGAAAGGGGACGCCGAACCTGATGGAACGTTGctccaatccagcagggctcttgagTTTTCTGGATGCAAACGTTTGCAGCTAGAGCAACTTTTGAATTACTGGTAAATAGCCCCTGCCACCACCACTACTTTGAACAACTGGCCAAAGTCCCTGCAGCACAAGTGCTCATGCCACTGCCTCTTTTTTGTTTCCTGGGTGCGGTTGTTTTTGCAGAGGTTCTGACGTCGGGTGAACGTTCCACCCAGAAGCTGTGTTTTACCTGAGGAGGAAGCGTGAGTgagtgcaagagagagagagatggctctgCGGCACAGGTCATCTGCAGTGAGAGCCGCCAGCTGCTGTCCTGGGAAAGCAGGTGCGCTGTTGCAAAGAagggaggccagatctgctgtgcTGAAGGAGCAACATGGCACCTAAATCCTGCTGGAAGAGCTGGAAGCAAAGGGTTCTTTCTAAGCTTGGAAGTTCCAAGGCGGGCATTTTGTGTCTGCATCTCTTGCTGGATATTCTGTCTGTTTTGGCAACCAGGTTCCTCTCCATTGGTCCCCTTCCCTGTGCCCACACGGGAGGAAAGATGAGGCGGGAGGTGGCCAGGAGACCCTGCGCTTAGAGGGTTTTATCCTTGGGAGGTTATCTGTTTGGGGAGTGCAAGGAACTCTGTGTCCTGCCCAGCTGCATGGAGGCCTGATGTATACCTGAGCTGGCACTGCAATAGTGGGGAGGGGGTTCTGTTATAAAATCCCATTGTTTAACAAACAAagcaaccccccccacacacacttttccaaTGTAAGTGCCACCTGTAGTACCAACTACTGGGCCTCTCCTAGCCCTTTATTCTTCCTGCAGGGAACTTGTGGCTTTATTCACAACAACTTACAATGAGATACCACCTCTCAGCGCAGGCGTGAAGTTATAAAACTTCTTGCTGTCTTGACTTGGGCTGCTCATGGCTTGGCCGGGAAAATCTGTGAGTTCCAGCAACCAAAGACCACAACTTACAGGGATTGCTTACCCTGGGATGTGCAAGAACTCATGCCCACTTTGGAGAATGGGAATCCAGCGTTTGATGTGACCTTGGGAATGTTTATCCCAGGCTAACTGATGGTGTGAAGTGGCTCTGGGATTCAGAGCAAGACGATTCCCCAATCCCAGCTAGCAACATATGCAGGCTGTCCTGGAGTTATTGAACACTGTGTCTTGCTAGGCCTTGTCTGATTTTTGgagaacggggggtggggggagagagaaagagaggtgaaGCCTTTTCATTTATCTGACTTGCTTCCGATTTATATGTACATCATCACATAGAGTTCATGCATAAGCCTTGGTTTGCTGCACACCTGTATTGTGTGGAGACCTAGGCACAAAGCACATAATTGTGTCATTGAATTCTTGTGTTAGCATTACTAGGTCTTCACATGATGCAGGTATAAGGTGAACCAAGGCTTGTGCGTGCACAGCAGGAGCATAAATCTAAAGCAGCTAGCAGATGAATCACACAGCCGTGTGTTTATCCTACAGGATAAAAAGTTATCCCAAAGTCAGGCATGGCTGCACCCAGTAGCAAAGCCGTCCCATTTTTTTCCACTCCTGAAACATGCAAAAGAGTTGCCCAAAAAAGTTCACATTTTAGCAGGTTGGTGGATGCTGTTCTGCCTCTTGTCGTGCAAAATGGAGCCTTCCCATTAATgcacagaggggtgtgtgtgtgtctttaagcGGCTGCTGATAGACTCAATGAAGGGAGGCTGCTTTGATATAAACCCCTCTTTGCTTCACAGCCTTCTTTTCTGATGCACATCTTAAGCCTAGTTCTCACAGatagtaaaacattttaaacgttgcatgttttattgcttttaatgttGCATTGCTGAAATTGTGAAGTTGCCTTGAATTTATGTATTGGGGgtattatataaaaataaataagcctCTGGCTGGGCTGTACAATTTCAGACTACACAGAGGGGCTGAAAGGATTCCTCCTCCgtgctccagatgttgggagATGATGGTTCTTCTAACCCAGTCTTTTTTCCTGCCATGCTTTATAAGGTGCAGGAAATTGTATTGTTTGGTGGGGTATTCATTCCTAGACAGGCTAAAGTGTTACAGCTCAGACCATACCTCCACCACTGTGTTTACTGCTTGTGAGAACTAGAGGTGGTGGCAATTTCCTTTTGATCTGCTGATTTTGAGTGACGGTGGagcaaaatcatttttttaaacagaaaatctGGAGCTTTAAAAAACCCAAGAGGGAGATCTCAGAAAATAAAAGTTATATTTGATGACCAGCATTTAACAGGAACTGACTGATCTGTGAATAAATTTTACTCTTACTGTCTGAGTTGCTGCTTGGTTCTTGTGCATAGTATGTGATTATATGATTCAGATCTTTACAGGcatgttctcttcctccttccattgtGCTTCATAAGAGCTACAATCCTGCACCATATAATGTCAGCAGCAAGAGAATTATAGCCCTACCCAACCCTCATGGTAAAAGTCACAGGAAGCAAATCCATCCCTCATGATCCCCTCCAAATATCACCTGAGCAGAGTAGGAATAGCTGTGCTGCTGCTTGTAACAGATACAGATTGCACTCTATATTGGCTGTTTCCTGGTGAAATGGCTTGTTCTGGTGTTGTGCAAGAATTAAAggattctcccacccacccaaaaaataatCCTATGACACAACTGCTTTGGGAGGTGGTCACACAGAATGGCAACCAACATGAATGTACCTCAGTGATGATTCAAAGTTTTATTAGCTTGAAAAACTCTTGGGAGTGTTTACAGAAGCCTGCAATGAAGGGACTGGTGTTGGATGGGAGTCCTCTATTCCATTTTACTTACAGTTGCTGTGCACCGTGTACCCTTGACTTCCAAGAAAGGAAGAACCTGCAGAGAAAATGGAAGTTCTACAACACGTTCTAGAAGATGCTAAACTTGTGATGGGGAATAGCTGTGCTTTAGAATCCCTTTGAGCCTCCAGACCTGTAATCCTTCAAATCTTCCACTGCAGCTGTGCAGGGATTAGGTCAAAGCAAGATGAACCAGCCTGTGTCTTCTTTGACGCAACCCTGACGTCCAAGTCACCAAGCTCTCCACTgtgcttccttctcctcccccctgcccccaaggggCATCCCTTTTGCTGGAAATAATTGGCACTTTTTTTGAAACGTGCAGAACAGTTGTCTGTGTGAAACTATCCTTCCCCTTCAGTGTTACATTTAAAAGAAGTGGCTTACTTAGCCTTAGTAGGCGCAGAACAGATGGGATTTATTTGGTCCTCCAgaaattgctgaactacaacacccatcacc
The sequence above is drawn from the Lacerta agilis isolate rLacAgi1 chromosome 13, rLacAgi1.pri, whole genome shotgun sequence genome and encodes:
- the ANKS3 gene encoding ankyrin repeat and SAM domain-containing protein 3 isoform X4 encodes the protein MKDIHGWTALFHCTSAGHQQMVKFLLDNGANANCREPLCGYTPLMEAAASGHEIIVQYLLNHGVRVDVRDSTGATARMLAMKYGHMKIVGLLDLHTAPVPKVFCRGPGKYEDLSSSDESYSAPQRQRPARKSKGPSIHEGPHALAKITAVRIGAKSPPRYEQVPPEGYVTFNDDGSAFEGGDLRYRDVTSPINEHDVESSSSREENSLFTNNLATIRTSSSSESLAKAVGVSSEGSLESNEDSDHATKLSIRKHPKSYMKAKNRCSNSDSHWSYRSRVSSHHCSPSHAEAPSYTGPQDLATFLEQIGCLKYLQVFEEQDVDLRIFLTLTESDLKEIGITLFGPKRKMTSAIARWHSSARPPSDALELAYADRLEAEMQELAIQLHKRCEEVEGLKGQVSQEQELRAVVESCLMERDVVWSSAQAKLREVQAIARNAGILLEQMQACQAELSSRMNREHPAGRLLEVKAQLGPSTEGWPSSLKVLSLPELSALLEECWGEMGKALSSVNINLESLQSLEKGKPPQK